DNA sequence from the Molothrus ater isolate BHLD 08-10-18 breed brown headed cowbird chromosome W, BPBGC_Mater_1.1, whole genome shotgun sequence genome:
aggtggTTTTTTAAGGGTTCATTTTACTTCTCATtgtcctgctctgattttgttagcaataaattaaattcataCTTTAATTAGATCCTATTTTGCCCACTATGGTATTtgatgagtgatctctcccAGTCCTCGTCTCAACTCATGAACCCTTTGTTAAATTTTCTCCCCTCTGGCTGGCTGCGGAGGGGAGTgagagagcagctttggcaggTGCCTGGCATTCAGCCAGGATCAACCCACTACACAATGGCTGGGGGGTTTGgaatgatctttgaggtcctttccaacccaaataattttgatttctggTGGGTTAAACACAAGAGTCTGCCTGCTCAGTGCCACTGGTGTTTTTAAATGGGCACTGGTTTAAAAAGCATCACAACTAAATTGTAAAGCCTATGAACTAAGTGCCAGTTCAGGTAGTTTTCCAGCACATGTAACCCCAACTTCAGTCTGCCCTGCAAAAGCAAATGAGAACAGCTAGCTCATTATCTAACCTATTTTCTCTGCCCTCCAAAGACAGTCAAGATGTCTGATGTGAGCATTTATCCTTCCAACATGATCAGAGACAGGTGATGATTTTAATGACAGAAGTTAGATTGAAAAGTAGATTCTTTTATTCACAGACAGGCTGTTTCTACAGTGCAACTGAAAGCAGGGATGTatcaaacccaaaccacctcAATTCCACAGACCATTCATGACTTTGTTCCAGCTTCTCCTTTCATAGAAGGCTTCAATTACTTCTCACCTCTATGCTAACACTGCTGCAAAGTCAAACTTCAGAGGCTCTCTGCATGAGAATCTTCATCTACTTTCTAGCATATTAAAGCCATCACATAACAGGATTCTTGGCAGCAGTGCTAATGCTAGTCTCCACTTAAGAGAAGCAgaactgctgctgttcctgcatgTAGCACAACACCCACCCAAGATGTCCCGGTATACTCAGCTCAGGAAAGCCTgatgctgcttcccagcacctccctctccccaggtTCACTAAGATGGAACAGCATGATATTTTCAGTCCATTACATGAAAATACCATATAAACTTTGCATTTACCCTGGTCACAGCCCAAACAGGAATGTGCAGAGGTTCTGAATTTTATTATTGTCCTGgttctggccaggacagggtACCACCTCACGTCATGCAGGGGGCAGAGGGCGGGGGTCCCTTTCGGTCAGATAACGTGAAACAAGCAGTTGGGGATAATGTCACGTTCCCTATGGTGAGTACTCACATGTGAATCATTCACCTGTCCTGTACactgttattaatattgttcattttcttatctcattgctgtttacagtaaattgttcttatctcaacccatgatctTTACCTTTTCTGCctccaattctcctctccatcctgccacaggggaggggggagtgagtgagcagcaTGTGGTTTGGAGTGTTTCAATGGGAACACTAAATTGGggaataccattcctaaaccatgacaaTCATTATTTTTCAAGCTAACTAGGAAAAAATCTGTTGGAAACCTTACCTGTACAAGTTCCTGGAGTTCTCTCTTTACATCTTCTAAACCACCAATATCTTCCCAGGTAACTTGTGGCACCTCCACCACTGTCTCCCTAAGAGCAGAAGGGTTGCTCTGGCTCAGAGCCCACTGTTGTTAGAAGAAAAAGCATTATATCAATTCTAATATTTTATGTTCACTTGCTTCAGATAAGCAATTAGACATTGCacacaaaagaaagaagggTACTCCTCCATTACCCTGAAGTCATCCATGGTCACAGCCAGTGAGTTCATCACTTCAGCATCAATGGTTTCATCTTCTAGGTCTATGAGATCCATCTTCTTTCTGATAGCCTGAAGAGCAGCTTCTGAGCAAAGAGCAGCCAAGTCAGCGCCAACATGGCCATGGGTCTCGTTTGCCACCTGAAAGCAGAGCATTAACTGTGACTCTCAGGAACACAAGCAAGCACTCTGCAAGGGCAATGCATGCTCTGGTCCCTCATTCAGAGGTGCAACAAAACTCTGAAGGACAGAAACATTAGTGCTTTGCTGCAAATTCAAGATAAGTGCTATCACATTTAGCAGCCAAAGACACTGCTGTTCCACCTCTTACCTGAGAACAAAGTTGCAACTGGAATAGATCGTGTGCAGAAAGATAACCCTGAGGACTGCAGTTCTTCATTCAGGACAGAGATTAAATCCATACAGTATTACTACAATGTTCAGCCAGCTCTGTGAGTGCTGTTTCAgacttgctttatttttaaagagaatgcCACAGCAAACAAACACAGGACAGTGGCAAGGCACTTCCAGACTGGACTGGTACACATTTGTTTCACTTAGCCATAGCATTCTTAACTAGCAAGTGAGGATTTTTGGTCACTGGTAATCTAGTTAGGAGGAAGCTCAGAGATCACATATTTGCTCAGTTTCACGCTGTCCTAAATGAGCAGAGGCAAGCTTTTGTAATAGCATGCTACTCACCTGTTCCAGATCCACATCATCAGCCAGTTTCATATTTTTTGTGTGAATCTGCAGAATCTCCAAGCGCCCAGTGGCATCTGGGATACCAATATCTACCTCTCTGTCAAAACGACCTGGGGAGTACAAGCACACGTTGAGTTGCTGATTCTGCAAACTAAGGGAGCTATAGTTGATACCTTCCTCTGACACAGGAACTTGATGACAAGCCACaaacaatttcagaaaataccagAGCTTTGGGTTTCCCTGCAGCATCAATCAGCACAGTAGCAGAGTCAGAtcagagaaggcagaaaaaggcTTATAGCCATTTAGGGAAAGTGAGACTACTGCATTAAGTAGAGTTCAGGATTATATAAATACAGAGGATTTCGTTTTTTTTCCAATCCTAATTTATAGGAAAATATGCTATCCTAACCAACACACCATgggacatttttatttattcctacCTTTGTGTCCACAAATACTGAGAGATTAAATTTTTCAGAACTTTCACAGCAGCACCCAAGTGGTGAAAAACATGAACTGCCCCAATATCTGGGGAAGCAGGAAACTCATGTATTACTGTAATATTACCTAGGGCATGTACATCTATCATTTTCTTCTAGCTATAGCTGTGCATTCAAATGCCTCACTAGACATTTAAGAGGCCATTTTTCCTGCAAATTTGATTTTACCAACTGGTCATACAACAGACATTCATTTACACTGCAAAGTTTTGAAAACCTGAATCTCAGAAACTACCAGACTTTTCATCAATAAAAGATAAATGGGACAATTCAGAGCCTCCTGCAACCTGAGGCATGAACAACCCCTTAAGCATTTAGTCCTGAAATAGCCTCACCTAACTGATGCAGTGAAAAAATGTGCTACCCTctaagtattttattatttctacaAGTTCTAATCTAATAAAGCACAAAAGATTATACCAAAAGCTGAAATctagaaattatttccaaacaAGTAGCTGGAAAGAAGCTTATGTAACACATAGGATGTTTAATATTCATTTCTACTCAGTCCTTCCAAGGCCCCTGAAGCACAGTCCATAACAAAGTATCTGatacacagaaaaagagatgGCAATTATGGTTACCAAATCGCCTGAGAGCTGGGTCAATGCTGTTAGGTCTGTTGGTGGCTGCCATAACGATCACATGTGCTCTCTGTTTCAGTCCATCCATAAGAGTCAGCAGCTGAGACACGATGCGACGTTCCACCTCTCCGTGTGTCTGTGGAGAAAGTAATATCTAGACCAAAAGCTCtaaaacacagcacacaggagctAGTACTGCACCAAAGCAGACAGGTACAACAGACATGAGCTGTTAAGAAACGTCGTGAACTACATCAGATTCTTCTGATATCCAAATTCTGACATCCAACTGCTTTCAAGCATTAAGTGAAATACTGCTTTACCCTATAGTCAAATGCAGAGACTCATGCCAGCTGCTACCAAAAAGGATGCACTCCTTTACGTTCTAAATGCTTTCTTTACCTTCTCTCTTTTAGGAGCAATGGCATCCAGTTCATCAATGAAGATGATGGCAGGAGCAttcttctctgcttcttcaAAGGCTTTCCTCAGGTTGCTCTCAGACTCACCAGCCAGCTTGCTCATGATCTCAGGacctaaaaaaaaagcaactgtgGCACCCAGAAGAGAGGCAGCTAGCCCCAAAAACAtgcagctgaattttttttagtaCAAGGTTCACATGTATCTATATTTCAAGCCAAAGCAAATACTATCAACCAAGTTCATTAAATTTACATCTGAAAAGGCAAGACCAGCATGCAGAATTACTTACTATCatcatttcagtgttttcagtttAACAGAATGTAACACTAGCCAATGAGCTACCATTAGCTGCCTCTTCCCTTACCCTATTTCACACTTGGTGAGCTTCTCTGAAATGTGCCACCACACAGTTAATGCTCACAATGGAAGCAATCAAATTATTTGGTGGCAAGTTATCAAggtagggaaagaaaaagctgtaagATGCCAAAGCTGTCTATAGCATGCATTACACAGGTATGCATTTACCTCTATAAGATTTTATAAATGagttcaaaaaaacccaactgttGGGAGGAATGggttaaaaagcaaaacactggTGAGTGCTCAAGTGACCTTGCAGCTGAAAATAACCCTTGATAAGCCTGTGTGAACAGTAGTCAGTAATCCTCTGGCATGAACTAACAGTGCCCATATCTCTGCTTGTGTGCCCCCGTGCAGGTATTGCTTCAAGGATTCCCTCCGTTATTTAggtaatggaaataaatttactCTATGTTTTAGCCATGGGTTTATGGTTGCCCTGGCTGCCTGACTGTATTGACTCACACACcaactaaccaaccaaccaacagcAACAagccaccaccaaaaaaacaacaccccaaaccccatctcctctcaaagaataaataataaaaatgtgtaaCCACATTAATCCCAGAAGGAAGGGCAGCATTCCTCTGAGATCGCCTACAGTTGCTGAACACTAGTGCAGGTTCAcagatttattctgtttttacaGATTTTCCATCATGCTGAAGGGAGTGGTAATGAAGAAAAAGTATGCTTCTAAAGGatccaagaaaaagaaacctgaCCCTTGGAAGAGCAAGGCTGCCAGCTGACTGAAGCAGGCCAGCTGCAGAGACACTGGTACAAGCAGGTACTAATAATGCTTCATTACAGGTGTCCTGGATTGTcaagcaaattgtattctatttgccatctgtatggcagttgcCTTCTGTTAAGTGGGCAGTTTTTCTTATCTCTTTCACAACCACTCCTCCCTGCGGGAGAaatctgctgataacaggctattgaatgtcactgcatgactgataagaactataacaTCCCATTGTGACATGCTCCACACAGAGGGaagagccaagcattcctacccagatataatcttgagattctggaacagcagcactgttttctccactggatttcccagaggaacagctgcctcttccactagatcttcagaggaagactgcACCCttctgcaggatccctgctccaacagaaccacacctgacattccaggaggactgcagccacatttccaattggactgctaccagcACCCTGATCAACAGgatgtcaggttgtgttctgactctgtcagtgttgttttggtttactgcattgcttattttatctttttaaaattttcttccctagtaaagaactgttatttcctgctcccaaattttttgcctgagagccccttaatttaaaatttatagcaattcggAGGGGGGGaggtttacatttttccatttcaggggaggctcctgccttccttagcagacacctgtctttccaaaccaagacaacagGTAACTCACCAATTCATACCAGCTTCATCTACAACACTGCAGCTCCATGCTTGGGACTAGCAGACAGAGAATGCATTGCTAACTCTGACAATGTTATTTGTATTATGCAACAGAAATACAAGTGTCTAAAATGTCCGGTTCATTAGCATGCAGTAACACCTTCCACATACTTAGAAAGTATACGACAAAGACAACATATGGCTAAAACTAGTCCATTTATATATGATATCTTGAGATATAAAGCAAGTCACTTCCCTACTGCTGCTCACTGCTATACTGTGCTAtatatttctttgctttcaccTTCATGGGTCTAAGTGACTgaaatcagagaagaaaagcatCACTCTTTAAGTACAAATGTTCAGTTATTCCAACACTGAATGTAAAATGGCACAGAAAAGCACTGAGGAAAAGTCACAGTCTGATCATTACAGGACATAAACCAGTATCCACCTCAACTGCTACAGATGAAGAGTGATCAATAGGAAGTTCTGTCACTTGTAGCTAAGTCCCAAGGTACTCATAGCTTTCAGGATAGTTCCTCACAATTAATATTACATGAAACAGAAACAGGTCTTGTGCTTTActtgaggggaaaaacaaatccaCTGCAGATCAGCTTCTTTTCTGAATGGAACATGCTGGCAGCAATAGAAACAAGCGTCCTGCACCAATTTTCATAGAATAATCTCACCActctcagctctgccctcaACAACATATGCAAACGCTAAGCCAGACAGACTCCAGGTCCCTGTATTACAAAGCTGTCTTTCCAATGAGCCAGCTACAAAACAATCAAGCTTAAGGGAAGTGCCACTACAGATACTTCCACACAAATGGCCTCCAATTGTCCCCAGATGCACACTTCAAAGAGGTAAGAAAGGATGTCAGGGAGACAGCATGGCTCTACAAGCCCTATTGACACCATTcctgtgggaactcagcacatcactcccgatgtccagagatgccaggagaacccttgggggtcttggaaatcctggaatgttgccaagagtgtttggtggcttgattttgatccatccacagaagtgacagcagtttgaggacatgagaatcactttagagtgaagggtgtaaaaagggacacatttatagggtgaaatataaactttaaggtttttggtacaggggggttatggagacaagatggagggatcagggtgtgtctcgtccttcttctttcttcttcttgtcttccatctcctgtggtgatgttggcacttggggattggtttatggtgaaggtgcacttgccaacatgggtgaaacATATTGGAAAATAAGGCTAAATATCATGTatgtagattttagtataaaaagacatgaccgccccgtgggtggtcacGAGTGCCcgtggctgccttgcagatcagacctctgttgggcagacagaaaattttgtagataagaaacaataagcaatctgaagatcgaaaagctgaagagtccagactcgtcctttgaaatgcgtgccacccaagaaccaccctacccgtgtcggggcagagacagacagccgaacccgacacaTTCCTTACCATAAGATGGACAAGTGAGCACACAGCAGACCTGGGGCCAAAGCAGCCACAAAACTTACCATTGATCAGGAAGAAGAAAGCCCCTGTTTCATTGGCCACCGCTCGGGCAATCAGTGTTTTACCAGTGCCAGGAGGACCATACAGCAGGATCCCACGTGGAGGCTGAGGACAAAGGCAAGGGATTTAGGTGGTGAGTATCTGAATGCCTAAGTAGATTCACAGCAAATCTGTAAGCATTTGATAAAGCCAGTCTGAAATTGTGATGCAATCTTATGCAACAGCTGCCATGTCAACATTGCTATCAACACCCTTTACTACTTCACACAACAAAAACCTTGCCAGTAACTGGCAGCACTGATTCAAAGCACCCCTCTGCTTTGCAAGTTGTCAGTACTTTAATCTGCGTCCAAAACATGTAAGGAGATACTTTCCTAACACCAGCATTTAAAAAAGCTCCAAACATAAGCaaaccaacccccccccccccaaaaaaaaacccaaacccaaattACTTATTCCCCTCCCAATACGTCATGAACCTCTGATATCAAGTCATCTTCAAGGGCAAGCCCACTCATCTACCTGGTGCACATGGGGACATACCTTCACCCCTATGGCCTTGAAGAGAGCAGGGTGTCGGAGGGGAAGTTCCACCATTTCTTTGATTTGAGCCAGCTGCTTCCGGCAGCCACCAATGTCATCATAGCCCACTTCATTCAGCGACTCCTCTTCATCCTACCCAGGAGGAAATACATTAAACATTTGAGTTAAAACAGTAGCTCAACAATCCATCCTAGTCTACAGAACCCAGGTTTTTGCTCATTGCCATTTCTTTGTGTCTTGAGATTCTCATTTTCAAGTCTTTCTGGTATCTTCTACAACTGTTTCTTAGCTCTCTCTTCCCAGACATGCAGAGGGAAATTCCTCACTGAAGCCTACCCTCTTGAATGacagcctctgctgccagggcccCTACAGACTAGTGCAAAACAAGTTGTGTGACCCTCTGATTTGGCTAGCAAAGATGGTAGGACAATGAAGCCCAGCATAAAATATACTTATTCTTTAAACTCTAAGTGGTATTTCTAACTACCTGACATATCCTAGCTACCATACAATTCTCCAACATAGTGTTTTCTCTTGGGATTGACTCAAATTAACAGAAAATGTTACAATCCAGATGTGCAAATAAGACCACCTGTAACCAACTCTTTCAGTATAGCTCTACAGGATTCGTTCATTTGGCTGTCCAAATTTCTACTGGCCTTAGTTATCTGTAACATTAGGCCatgctaaaataaaacaacacagcCAGGAATCTCAGAGGGGCTCAGTCCGAGTCCCACAAACTGGAACTACTACACTTcaatcaggttgctcagggtcTAGCCCTACCAAGTGCTGAAGGTCTCCAGGTATGGAGGTTCCTGCCCTCTCCAGGGCTTGTTCCACGGTTTGGAGAAACCTTTTTCCATTGGGATTTTTCCTTGATCCAGCTTGTGTTATTGCTTCTAGTCCTGTCCCTGGGTGCAGTTCTTGGGAGAGCCTGATTATCCACACCTTCCTATCAGGCAGTTGCCAGTAACCCTGAACCTTTGCCTTCCCTTCTTTGTGCTACATCAACCCActctcagctgttcctcattcATTCTGACCTCCAGCTCCTTCATCAATTTTGGTGGCCTTGGCTGAACTTGCTCCTATCTCTGTTGTATCCTGAAGAACCCAAACTGGACTCATCTAGTGCCCAGACATGGCCTCACGAGTGTCAAATAGGGGTGAATTTTTTTGAAAAGGCAGAGCTAACTACAAGCTAAGACTCACCCTGATCTGCAGGCAGTAAAAAGGCACTTACTTTATGAAGCATACAGTCACCTTAGCCCATTTCTGAGATTTCCTACTCTGTAACAGTAAGGTGGCCAAGACCTGACACACAATCCACTCAGGCTGCCTCAAGCTTGGGACACTCAAGGCTAGACACCTTAATggactgggaggaaaaaagaaaaaaaaatccataatttACACTTCAATTCTCTCACTAAAAAAGTACCAATTGCTTTCTTTTCACATGGCATGAAATTCAGCAACATTGTAAGCCCTCCCTACTAGGTATCAAGGGAACTTTAGAATTAAAAGATGAATCTAAGTCCAGCGTGAGATATATGGAAGCAGATGCAAAAGAGCTGCTGCCAAAGTATGGCATCTCATCAGCAAACCTATACACTGGTGCTATCTCAGCATATGAGGAAGGATACTGGAAGCACATTTCTCtatcttcagcagcagctcatctCCTGAAACCAGAGGTTTTAATCATTACATTCAATACACAAAATGCCAAAACAGGAACTGCAAACACTGCTGCTCTTAAGGAGTGTCACTAAAACAGATTTCAGACAGAGGGGATTCAGTAGAACTGCACAGCAGGATTCTGCTCACCTCTCTTTTGATGGGCTCTCCCTCACAATGGATCACTGTGTCCGGAGCCACTATGCAGTATGGGCTTGGATCTGTCTCCACCACTTTGAACTCCACTGCACGCATCCCTCCACGCACCAAGAAGATGTCACCTATAAAACCCCACATTTCAGTAGCCTGCTGCAAAACGTCAACCCTTGTACtaccagcagccccagagaaCAATGAAGTGGGTTACACAGGTATACACTGCTGGCATTTTTAACACTactctgcattttaaattcaaGAGCTGCATGTACTGTGACCACTCGAGCACCATCAAATTTCAtcaaaaacaaacagcaaacaaaaccagcaaacaatagaaaaataatattctgcCTAAATATAAAACACAAAGGCAAGGTATCATGATTCTTTTCCATCCAGTTTCAATTTAACATTtctaaaaatggcaaaaagcctttatttaatctaaattaattttgaagttaTTATAACTAGATTGGTTGGCtccaaaaaaaagaataatacaTGATATTGCACTATGAATCCTAGGTAAACTGGACTACAGAAGCTGGATAAATTCAACTTGTGTATATATTGTATTAGGACCTATTTGTTCCAGCAGAAGTGCTACCAGCACATCTCTAAacatatatttgttttttatgCACTTTCCCAGTTATTAATTAAATTACTTTGGAAAAAGTGCATTTAGTCAGGGTGCCAGCTAGTATATCTAACCCATTGATTAATATGTGAGCAACTCCCAAATCTCATCAAGTGGTAGCaactcaggagaaaaatctcattaaacTGACTTTGACCTAAGCCTTTTTTGATGTCCTTCCATCCCGCGTAGCAAAAAACCACAGGAGAATGTCTTGGTGTCATCTGGGATaagagttcattttcttctgagtaGCTGGTatagtgctgtgttttggattcagtatgagaataatgctgataacacactgatggttttggttgttgctgagcagtgtttACCCTGAGACAAGGGCTTTTCagtgtctcatgctctgccagtgaggagctgcacaaaaGAAAccaggagggagcacagctgggacagttGATctgaactggccaaagggatattccacaccatagAATGTCAGGCTCAGTATGTTAACTGGGGGTAATTGCCCAGGAGCCACATATTGCGGCTCGAGGATGGGCTGGGCATCAGCCAGTGGGTGGTGAGCAATtgtattgtgcatcacttgtatctcttgggttttattcctccctccctctctctctccaattattattagtattattataattaatattattaaactgttcttatctcaacccatgagttttactttttttccaatCCTCCTCCCCActgagaaggagggaggaggtgtgagcaagcagctgagctgcatgGTACTTAGTTGCTGGCTGGGATTAAACCATGACAGAGAACTATCAAGCTGTTCTACCAGCCAGCAACAGATATCACTCTTTCCTCTgaagtttaggaaaaaattaaatccacaacaacaaaatcttACTCTACAGTCGTTAGTCTAATGCTCCATGGAGATTTGTGCAAGCTTCcagaaattctttttatttggtATCAGGACTAGCTCACATTCACTGCCATCAGGACTTCAATAACAGGTGCTATTACCTTTCCTGATGGGTCTGTAAGCTTCCAGGAAATATGGCTTGAGATAGACCTCAAACAGATTCCCTGTGATCCCTTCTACTGTGTCATCAATTGGTAACACATGGATACGTTTGCCATATTTCACATCTGGGCAAGGCTGGATGCTGCAACAGAAGAAAACTTCAGTTAACCATATCATGCTGGACTTAAACGCAAGTTTGGGAAAGGCAGTGATGTCTCTTCTCAGGCCAGTATAAATGCCAGAAAGGACCCTCCAAAGCCCTATGGAGACTTCCCACGTGCATAAGAATGCTGACAAGGCAAAAATCATGCCCATCAAAGAGCTAGTCTTTTCAACATGTGCTTTCCTTCACTCCTCTCAGCCCTATCCAAAACTGCTGAAGGGTTTAGTACTATCTCCCCTCCCCCCCACTCTTCTGAGGCTCCCCTTTGCTGTGCCCAAGATACATTCACAAGTTACTAATGCAGCCTCAAGACCTGTAAGAGTCATGAGCTAACTTTTGTTTCAACACATGctcctgcacctgggtcagggcaatcccaagcacaagtACAGGCTCGGTGGAGAATGGATTGAGAGtagccctgctgagaaggacttaGGGGTGTTGGTGGACAAGAAGCTTGATATGACTTGGTTATGTGCACTTGCATCCCAGAAACCAACTGTGTCCTGGACTGCATCTAAAGCAGCGTGgtcagcaggtcaagggaggggattctccctctctgtgcttgtgagaccccacctggaatatggtgtccagctctggccccCCCAACATAAGGAGGTCATGGACCAGTTGGAgcaagcccagaggaggccacaaagatgataagaagggctggagcccctctcctatgaagagaggctgagaaagttggggctgttcagcctggagaagagaaggttccagCAAGACCttatagcaccttccagtacctgaagggaaccTACAAGGAAGGCtggagggactttttacaaaggcatgcagtgacaggacaaagaaGAATGTcttcaaactgagagagagATGATTTACATTGGataataggaagaaattctttactgtgaaggtggtgaagccctggcagaggttgcccagagaagttgtggatgtcccatccccagaagtgttcaaggccagattggatagggctctgagcagcctggtctagtggaaggtgtccccacccatggcaggagggttggaactagatgatctttgaggtcccttccaacccaaaccattctgtgattgcATGAGCTACTGCTGAACTAACTGTAAGGGAAAGGGAGTTGAGAGGAAATCTTtgttccttcctctcttcctcatAACTTAGAATAGAGTTCCTGTTGCTGATAAACCTGATTCTGAACAAAGGTTCTCAGTACCAACCAGGGATAGCTAGGTGTCTGTCAATCCTTTTTTGTGGAAATTAACATTTAGGTTAAAGTCTGAAGGCCCCTTCCCcccttttaaataaaaatttcagctATTATTTTACAACGTAGGCCAACAGCCTACTATAGCAATACATCAGAGCATCAAGCTGCGGCAGAGGCAGAAAACTCAAACTGGCTTTGCCGGCTAAAAAAAAGCCTACGGGCAACTGCAGCTGAGCACGCAAGTTTCATATGCTAGTTTGTTAGAGACTATTAGGAGATTCTTTAACTACATGCTTTACAGTGAGGATATAGCAGAAGAGTAAATGAAAAGACAGACTGACTCACTGAAGGAAAACAGCTGACAGACTACAAGCAGGAAGCGATTAGTGCATGAATCTGGATTTTGGCAGAAACCAAGCCAAAGAAATTAATACAGTAAGTACTTCAGGATCAGCAAGAAAAACTTTGTGT
Encoded proteins:
- the LOC118701502 gene encoding transitional endoplasmic reticulum ATPase-like isoform X2, yielding MDELQLFRGDTVLLKGKKRREAVCIVLSDDTCSDEKIRMNRVVRNNLRVRLGDVISIQPCPDVKYGKRIHVLPIDDTVEGITGNLFEVYLKPYFLEAYRPIRKGDIFLVRGGMRAVEFKVVETDPSPYCIVAPDTVIHCEGEPIKREDEEESLNEVGYDDIGGCRKQLAQIKEMVELPLRHPALFKAIGVKPPRGILLYGPPGTGKTLIARAVANETGAFFFLINGPEIMSKLAGESESNLRKAFEEAEKNAPAIIFIDELDAIAPKREKTHGEVERRIVSQLLTLMDGLKQRAHVIVMAATNRPNSIDPALRRFGRFDREVDIGIPDATGRLEILQIHTKNMKLADDVDLEQVANETHGHVGADLAALCSEAALQAIRKKMDLIDLEDETIDAEVMNSLAVTMDDFRWALSQSNPSALRETVVEVPQVTWEDIGGLEDVKRELQELVQYPVEHPDKFLKFGMTPSKGVLFYGPPGCGKTLLAKAIANECQANFISIKGPELLTMWFGESEANVREIFDKARQAAPCVLFFDELDSIAKARGGNIGDGGGAADRVINQILTEMDGMSTKKNVFIIGATNRPDIIDPAILRPGRLDQLIYIPLPDEKSRVAILKANLRKSPVAKDVDLDFLAKMTNGFSGADLTEICQRACKLAIRESIESEIRRERERQTNPSAMEVEEDDPVPEIRRDHFEEAMRFARRSVSDNDIRKYEMFAQTLQQSRGFGSFRFPSGNQGSTGPSQGTGGGSGGNVYSEDNDDDLYG